A window of the Streptomyces formicae genome harbors these coding sequences:
- a CDS encoding TIGR02611 family protein produces MNAESDERGKGAATAVPTTATGDVTAVVTGDGADGERPLGSRAPEFVKARRTLHLSWQVGVFIVGLAVVVAGVIMLPLPGPGWLVIFGGMAIWATEFVWAQLVLRWTKRKVTEAAQKALDPRVRRRNLILTTVGVVIVAVLLAIYLWKFGIVMPWKIDE; encoded by the coding sequence ATGAATGCGGAGAGTGACGAGCGGGGGAAGGGGGCCGCGACAGCGGTTCCGACAACCGCCACGGGGGACGTGACCGCGGTCGTGACCGGGGACGGTGCGGACGGCGAGCGGCCGCTCGGGTCCCGGGCGCCGGAGTTCGTGAAGGCACGCAGGACACTGCATCTGAGCTGGCAGGTCGGCGTGTTCATCGTCGGTCTCGCCGTAGTCGTGGCCGGCGTGATCATGCTGCCGCTGCCCGGCCCCGGCTGGCTGGTGATCTTCGGCGGCATGGCGATCTGGGCGACCGAGTTCGTCTGGGCGCAGCTCGTGCTGCGGTGGACGAAGCGGAAGGTGACCGAGGCGGCGCAGAAGGCGCTCGATCCCCGGGTGCGCCGGCGCAACCTGATCCTGACCACGGTCGGAGTGGTGATCGTCGCGGTGCTGCTCGCGATCTACCTCTGGAAGTTCGGCATCGTGATGCCGTGGAAGATCGACGAGTGA
- a CDS encoding SsgA family sporulation/cell division regulator, whose product MNTTVSCELHLRLVVSSESSLPVPAGLRYDTADPYAVHATFHTGAEETVEWVFARDLLAEGLHRPTGTGDVRVWPSRSHGQGVVCIALSSPEGEALLEAPARALESFLKRTDAAVPPGTEHRHFDLDTELSHILAES is encoded by the coding sequence ATGAACACCACGGTCAGCTGCGAGCTGCACCTGCGCCTCGTTGTATCGAGCGAGTCCTCACTGCCTGTACCCGCGGGCCTGCGGTATGACACGGCCGATCCTTATGCCGTGCACGCCACCTTCCATACCGGAGCCGAGGAGACGGTCGAATGGGTGTTCGCCCGCGATCTCCTCGCCGAGGGTCTGCACCGGCCCACCGGCACCGGCGACGTCAGAGTCTGGCCGTCCCGCAGTCATGGCCAGGGCGTCGTCTGCATCGCTTTGAGCTCCCCGGAGGGCGAAGCCCTGCTCGAGGCCCCGGCGCGGGCCCTGGAGTCGTTCCTGAAGCGGACCGACGCCGCGGTGCCACCCGGCACCGAGCACCGTCACTTCGATCTCGATACGGAGCTCTCGCACATCCTGGCCGAAAGCTGA
- a CDS encoding CGNR zinc finger domain-containing protein, producing MLIPHDTRIALDTVVDLVNTAPEGAEADELKDVSSLSEFVRSHNVSDVGDLSEADLATVRDVRGRFAEVFAAPDPRTAAELINQLVAGAGTTPQLTNHDGYDWHVHYFAPGASVADHLAADCGMALAFIVVAGEQERLRRCEAPDCGRAFVDLSRNRSRRYCDSRTCGNRLHVAAYRARRREAAG from the coding sequence GTGCTGATCCCCCACGACACCCGCATCGCCCTCGACACCGTCGTCGATCTGGTGAACACCGCGCCGGAGGGTGCGGAAGCCGATGAGCTGAAGGACGTCTCGTCCCTGTCCGAATTCGTACGCAGCCACAACGTGAGCGACGTCGGCGATCTGAGCGAGGCCGACCTCGCCACCGTACGGGACGTACGGGGCCGGTTCGCCGAGGTCTTCGCGGCGCCGGACCCGCGAACCGCCGCGGAGCTGATCAACCAGCTCGTGGCCGGCGCGGGCACCACCCCGCAGCTGACCAACCACGACGGCTACGACTGGCACGTCCACTACTTCGCGCCGGGCGCCTCGGTCGCCGACCATCTCGCCGCCGACTGCGGCATGGCGCTGGCGTTCATAGTCGTCGCGGGCGAGCAGGAGCGGCTGCGGCGCTGCGAGGCGCCGGACTGCGGGCGCGCCTTCGTCGACCTCTCCCGCAACCGCTCACGCCGCTACTGCGACAGCCGCACCTGCGGCAACAGGCTGCACGTCGCCGCGTACCGTGCGCGCCGCAGGGAAGCAGCGGGGTGA
- a CDS encoding DsbA family protein — protein MSDTSPAEPIVLDVWCELQCPDCRAALDDLRSLRERYGDRLELRLRHFPLEKHKHAFAAAQAAEEATVQGQGWPYVEAVLGRVEELDRKGEALLLETARELGLDAEEFDTALVDGRHILIVDADQAEGKAIGVTGTPTYVIDGERLDGGKSQEGLRERIEEIADRLLAARDDTP, from the coding sequence ATGAGCGACACCTCCCCCGCCGAGCCCATCGTCCTGGACGTCTGGTGCGAGCTGCAGTGCCCCGACTGCCGCGCCGCCCTCGACGATCTGCGCAGTCTGCGCGAGCGTTACGGCGACCGGCTGGAGCTGCGGCTCCGGCACTTCCCGCTGGAGAAGCACAAGCACGCCTTCGCCGCCGCGCAGGCCGCCGAGGAGGCCACGGTCCAGGGCCAGGGCTGGCCGTACGTGGAGGCCGTGCTCGGCCGGGTCGAGGAGCTGGACCGCAAGGGCGAGGCGCTACTCCTGGAGACCGCCCGCGAACTCGGGCTGGACGCCGAGGAGTTCGACACCGCACTGGTCGACGGGCGGCACATCCTGATCGTCGACGCCGACCAGGCGGAGGGCAAGGCGATCGGCGTCACCGGCACGCCCACGTACGTCATCGACGGCGAGCGCCTCGACGGCGGCAAGAGCCAGGAGGGGCTGCGCGAGCGGATCGAGGAGATCGCGGACCGCCTCCTGGCGGCCCGGGACGACACCCCCTAG
- a CDS encoding GNAT family N-acetyltransferase: protein MTTTLRPTGPLQRGDGGARSRTYDVCVNSRPVGSIELATHPRFGPTAGVIRSLRIDEDDRRRGRGTVAALAAEEVLRGWGCRQITVSVPAGAAAVLRLATALGYTERGRNMIKELPAGPGPELPAGVQGRPMTEAEYREWLAAAIESYAQNWIDRGVPEPEARAKSEADHRDKLPDGLATGDTWISVVVAEGAVVGHVWVALNELRPGEQGAYVYDVAVAEDQRGRGYGRALMLLAERVARTDAGMSLLGLHVFAGNTPALGLYESLGYLPTEVHFFKELI, encoded by the coding sequence ATGACCACGACCCTGCGGCCGACCGGGCCGCTTCAGCGCGGAGACGGCGGTGCCCGCTCCCGCACGTACGACGTGTGCGTGAACAGCAGGCCCGTCGGCTCGATCGAGCTCGCCACCCATCCCCGCTTCGGCCCGACGGCCGGCGTCATACGGTCCCTGCGGATCGACGAGGACGACCGGCGGCGCGGCCGGGGTACGGTCGCCGCGCTCGCCGCGGAAGAGGTGCTGCGCGGCTGGGGCTGCCGGCAGATCACCGTGTCCGTGCCGGCCGGTGCGGCCGCCGTGCTGCGCCTGGCCACGGCGCTCGGCTACACGGAGCGCGGCCGGAACATGATCAAGGAGTTGCCCGCCGGGCCGGGTCCGGAGCTGCCCGCCGGCGTCCAGGGGCGGCCGATGACCGAGGCCGAGTACCGGGAGTGGCTGGCCGCGGCGATCGAGTCGTACGCACAGAACTGGATCGACCGCGGTGTGCCGGAGCCGGAGGCACGCGCCAAGTCGGAGGCCGACCACCGCGACAAGCTCCCCGACGGACTCGCGACCGGCGACACCTGGATCAGCGTCGTGGTCGCGGAGGGCGCGGTCGTGGGGCACGTGTGGGTGGCGCTGAACGAGCTGCGGCCGGGGGAGCAGGGCGCGTACGTGTACGACGTCGCGGTCGCCGAGGACCAGCGCGGCCGGGGGTACGGGCGGGCGCTGATGCTCCTCGCGGAGCGGGTCGCGCGGACCGATGCCGGGATGTCCCTGCTGGGACTGCACGTCTTCGCGGGCAACACCCCGGCGCTCGGCCTCTACGAGTCACTCGGCTACCTGCCCACCGAGGTCCACTTCTTCAAGGAGCTGATCTAG
- a CDS encoding aminotransferase class IV: MRIWVNGGLQDADTAVVSVFDHGLTVGDGVFETVKATDGRPFALTRHIDRLARSARGLGLPDPDHDEVRRACEAVLEANPMPLGRLRITYTGGPSPLGSDRGDKGPTLVVAAAEAGRRPDTTAVITVPWTRNERGALAGLKTTSYGENVVALARAHEQGASEALFANTVGQLCEGTGSNVFVVLDGQLYTPPLASGCLAGITRALTVDWTGALEADLPMDALDRAEEIFLTSTTRDVQAVHRVDGRELSRAPGPLTAKAMRIFEEHAAADPDPRSA, translated from the coding sequence ATGAGGATCTGGGTCAACGGTGGACTGCAGGACGCCGACACCGCCGTGGTGTCCGTGTTCGACCACGGGCTGACCGTCGGGGACGGCGTCTTCGAGACCGTCAAGGCGACCGACGGACGCCCCTTCGCCCTCACCCGGCACATCGACCGGCTCGCCCGCTCGGCCCGTGGTCTGGGCCTTCCCGATCCGGACCACGACGAGGTGCGCCGGGCCTGCGAAGCCGTACTGGAAGCCAACCCCATGCCCCTGGGCCGGCTGCGCATCACCTACACGGGCGGGCCCTCGCCACTCGGCTCCGACCGCGGCGACAAGGGCCCCACGCTTGTCGTCGCCGCCGCCGAGGCCGGGCGCCGACCCGACACCACCGCCGTGATCACCGTCCCGTGGACGCGCAACGAGCGAGGCGCGCTGGCCGGGCTGAAGACCACCTCGTACGGCGAGAACGTGGTCGCCCTCGCCCGCGCCCATGAGCAGGGCGCGTCCGAGGCGCTCTTCGCCAACACCGTGGGGCAGCTCTGCGAGGGCACCGGCTCCAACGTCTTCGTCGTCCTCGACGGCCAGCTGTACACCCCGCCCCTGGCCTCCGGCTGTCTCGCCGGGATCACCCGCGCGCTGACCGTGGACTGGACCGGCGCGCTGGAGGCGGACCTGCCGATGGACGCACTGGACCGGGCCGAGGAGATCTTCCTGACCTCCACCACCCGCGACGTCCAGGCCGTGCACCGGGTCGACGGCCGCGAGCTGTCCCGGGCGCCCGGTCCGCTCACCGCCAAGGCCATGCGGATCTTCGAGGAGCACGCCGCCGCCGACCCGGATCCGCGCTCCGCGTAG
- a CDS encoding chorismate-binding protein has translation MHDLAPLARFGGLVATDLRDVTSDPEALDSAGFWAVAADFEGRLTCARFGDVRHEPVPAPEPGAWRGPAAGDWTSSLDREAYTAGVRRIREHIAAGEVYQANLCRVLSAPLPDPDAADVDALTALLARGNPAPYAGTIRLPAYGVEIATASPELYLRRDARTVESGPIKGTGRTAADLLEKDHAENVMIVDLVRNDLGRVCATGSVTVPALCAVESHPGLVHLVSTVRGELTPGAGWRELLVATFPPGSVTGAPKSSALRIIEALETAPRGPYCGGVGWVDADRRTGELAVGIRTFWIDRSRPGGPVLRFGTGAGITWGSDPEREWEETELKASRLLTVASGAYAHSGRTV, from the coding sequence GTGCACGACCTCGCTCCTCTGGCCCGCTTCGGCGGCCTCGTTGCCACCGACCTCAGGGACGTCACCAGCGATCCCGAGGCCCTCGACTCCGCCGGCTTCTGGGCCGTCGCGGCCGACTTCGAGGGCCGTCTTACCTGTGCCCGCTTCGGTGACGTGCGCCACGAGCCGGTGCCCGCTCCCGAGCCGGGGGCCTGGCGCGGGCCCGCCGCCGGGGACTGGACGTCGTCGCTGGACCGCGAGGCGTACACCGCGGGCGTACGCCGGATCCGGGAGCACATCGCCGCCGGCGAGGTCTACCAGGCGAATCTGTGCCGGGTCCTGTCCGCGCCGCTGCCCGACCCGGACGCCGCCGACGTCGACGCGCTCACCGCGCTGCTGGCCCGCGGCAACCCCGCCCCCTACGCGGGAACGATCCGGCTGCCCGCGTACGGCGTGGAGATCGCCACCGCCTCGCCCGAGCTCTATCTGCGCCGCGACGCCCGCACCGTCGAGTCCGGGCCGATCAAGGGCACCGGCCGCACGGCGGCCGACCTGCTGGAGAAGGACCACGCCGAGAACGTGATGATCGTGGACCTGGTCCGCAACGACCTCGGCCGGGTCTGCGCCACCGGCTCCGTGACCGTGCCGGCCCTCTGCGCCGTCGAATCCCACCCGGGGCTCGTGCACCTCGTCTCCACGGTGCGCGGTGAGCTCACCCCCGGCGCGGGCTGGCGCGAGCTGCTCGTAGCCACCTTCCCGCCGGGCTCGGTGACCGGAGCGCCCAAGTCCAGCGCGCTGCGCATCATCGAGGCCCTGGAGACGGCGCCGCGCGGCCCGTACTGCGGGGGTGTCGGCTGGGTCGACGCCGACCGCCGCACGGGCGAGCTGGCCGTCGGCATACGCACGTTCTGGATCGACCGCTCACGACCCGGGGGCCCCGTCCTGCGCTTCGGCACCGGAGCGGGGATCACCTGGGGCTCCGACCCGGAACGCGAGTGGGAGGAGACCGAACTGAAGGCGTCCCGGCTGCTCACGGTAGCGTCGGGAGCGTACGCGCACAGTGGAAGGACCGTGTGA
- a CDS encoding zf-TFIIB domain-containing protein, which translates to MQCPKCHAPMHTYNRNGVQIEQCSGCRGIFLDYGELESLTRLESQWAGQAPPAPPAYPAGAAPAAPAWGAPHQGHHGHHGHHGGHHQRGFGRMLFSS; encoded by the coding sequence ATGCAGTGTCCCAAGTGCCATGCGCCCATGCACACGTACAACCGCAATGGCGTCCAGATCGAGCAGTGCAGCGGCTGTCGGGGGATATTCCTCGACTACGGCGAGCTGGAGTCGCTGACCCGCCTGGAGTCCCAGTGGGCCGGTCAGGCCCCGCCCGCGCCGCCGGCCTACCCGGCCGGTGCCGCGCCCGCCGCCCCGGCCTGGGGCGCTCCGCACCAGGGCCACCACGGGCACCACGGCCACCATGGCGGTCACCACCAGCGCGGCTTCGGCCGGATGCTCTTCTCCTCCTGA
- a CDS encoding phosphotransferase family protein gives MLVRALSDVAREAAHSPGQGEACRACGGDAGVDVLAERADGLVVRHGRAVAKAHASGTDHTAHRTRVTVAAHPRLAGILLPPLPLQAAAPLDGRPVTAWPYGSPVDPANPDAAPWEAAARLLARLHSVPLDALPAPLPPMRGPAKAAAAVARMRAAAPADPAVRDVVAAWRRLPAWARGEAPGPPAAPRLCHGDLHLGQLVRHPADDGPWFLIDVDDLGTGEPAWDLARPAAWYAAGILSPDVWARFLGAYRAAGGPAVPPAPCDPWPQLDVPARALTVQTAAVALAKSTAEGRDLDDVERLMADACARIAALPPELDAVVPS, from the coding sequence ATGCTCGTGCGTGCGCTTTCGGACGTCGCGCGGGAGGCCGCGCACTCGCCCGGCCAGGGCGAGGCGTGCCGTGCCTGCGGCGGGGACGCGGGCGTCGACGTGCTGGCCGAGCGGGCCGACGGGCTCGTCGTGCGGCACGGGCGAGCCGTGGCCAAGGCCCATGCCTCCGGCACCGACCACACGGCCCACCGCACACGCGTCACCGTCGCCGCCCACCCCCGCCTCGCCGGGATCCTGCTGCCGCCGCTCCCGCTCCAGGCCGCCGCCCCGCTCGACGGGCGCCCCGTCACCGCCTGGCCCTACGGCAGCCCCGTGGACCCGGCGAACCCGGATGCCGCCCCGTGGGAGGCGGCCGCCCGGCTGCTCGCGCGCCTCCACAGCGTCCCCCTGGACGCCCTGCCCGCACCTCTGCCGCCGATGCGCGGGCCCGCGAAGGCCGCCGCCGCGGTGGCCCGGATGCGCGCGGCGGCGCCCGCGGACCCCGCCGTCCGGGACGTGGTGGCGGCGTGGCGACGCCTCCCCGCCTGGGCGCGCGGCGAGGCCCCCGGCCCGCCGGCCGCGCCCCGGCTCTGCCACGGGGACCTGCATCTCGGCCAGCTGGTCCGCCATCCCGCCGACGACGGCCCGTGGTTCCTCATCGACGTCGACGATCTGGGCACGGGCGAGCCCGCCTGGGACCTCGCTCGGCCCGCCGCCTGGTACGCCGCCGGCATCCTGTCCCCGGACGTCTGGGCCCGTTTCCTCGGCGCGTACCGGGCCGCCGGCGGCCCGGCCGTTCCGCCTGCCCCGTGCGATCCGTGGCCCCAACTCGACGTGCCCGCCCGTGCGCTGACCGTGCAGACCGCCGCGGTAGCGCTCGCGAAGAGCACCGCGGAAGGTCGCGATCTCGACGACGTGGAGCGGTTGATGGCCGACGCCTGTGCCCGAATCGCCGCCCTCCCGCCCGAGTTGGACGCGGTGGTCCCGTCGTAG
- a CDS encoding serine/threonine-protein kinase translates to MAMMRLRREDPRVVGSFRLHRRLGAGGMGVVYLGSDRRGQRVALKVIRPDLAEDQEFRSRFAREVSAARRIRGGCTARLVAADLEADRPWFATQYVPGPSLHDKVAEEGPLSAADTAAIGAALSEGLVAVHEAGVVHRDLKPSNILLSPKGPRIIDFGIAWATGASTLTHVGTAVGSPGFLAPEQVRGAVVTPATDVFSLGATLAYAATGDSPFGHGSSEVMLYRVVHEEPQLYGVPDALAPLLRACLAKDPEQRPSTLQLSMRLKEIAAREAQGLPEARPPAQRERVEQGLSPERHTARYTERNTQGRAAGASGAPAPQRDRVSRPSAPRTGGSRPGGPRPPQAHSRGGGAGTAGRGAPSRPGSRTTSTGRRPANPRLLRQRIFVFVVVTLLVALGITLAQGLRG, encoded by the coding sequence ATGGCGATGATGCGGCTCCGGCGCGAGGACCCGCGTGTCGTCGGCTCGTTCAGGCTGCACCGGCGGCTCGGCGCGGGCGGGATGGGGGTCGTGTACCTCGGTTCCGACCGCCGCGGCCAGCGCGTGGCGCTGAAGGTGATCCGGCCGGATCTGGCGGAGGATCAGGAGTTCCGCTCGCGGTTCGCCCGCGAGGTGTCGGCCGCGCGGCGGATCAGGGGCGGCTGTACGGCCCGGCTGGTCGCCGCCGATCTCGAGGCCGACCGGCCCTGGTTCGCCACGCAGTACGTGCCGGGGCCCTCGCTGCACGACAAGGTCGCCGAGGAGGGCCCGCTGTCCGCGGCCGACACCGCCGCGATCGGCGCGGCCCTGTCCGAGGGCCTGGTGGCCGTCCATGAGGCCGGGGTCGTCCACCGGGATCTGAAGCCGTCGAACATCCTCCTCTCCCCCAAGGGCCCCCGGATCATCGACTTCGGCATCGCCTGGGCGACCGGGGCGTCCACGCTCACGCATGTCGGCACGGCGGTGGGCTCACCCGGGTTCCTCGCCCCCGAGCAGGTGCGCGGCGCCGTGGTGACACCCGCGACCGACGTCTTCTCGCTGGGTGCCACGCTCGCGTACGCCGCGACCGGCGACTCCCCCTTCGGGCACGGCAGTTCCGAGGTCATGCTCTACCGGGTGGTGCACGAGGAGCCGCAGCTGTACGGCGTACCCGACGCGCTGGCTCCGCTGCTGCGGGCGTGCCTGGCGAAGGACCCGGAGCAGCGCCCCAGCACCCTGCAGCTGTCGATGCGGCTGAAGGAGATCGCGGCGCGCGAGGCGCAGGGACTGCCCGAGGCTCGCCCGCCTGCCCAGCGCGAGCGGGTGGAGCAGGGCCTGTCGCCGGAGCGGCACACCGCGCGGTACACGGAACGGAACACGCAGGGGCGTGCCGCGGGGGCCTCGGGGGCTCCCGCGCCGCAGCGGGACCGGGTGTCGCGCCCGTCGGCGCCGCGCACGGGCGGCTCGCGTCCCGGCGGTCCGCGCCCGCCGCAGGCCCACTCCCGGGGCGGCGGCGCGGGTACGGCCGGCCGTGGCGCACCCTCCCGACCCGGGTCCCGCACGACGTCCACCGGCCGAAGGCCGGCCAACCCGCGGCTGCTGCGTCAGCGGATCTTCGTGTTCGTGGTGGTGACCCTGCTGGTGGCGCTGGGGATCACGCTGGCCCAGGGGCTGCGGGGTTAG
- a CDS encoding TrmH family RNA methyltransferase: protein MADLITVDDPDDPRLRDYTGLTDVELRRKREPAEGLFIAEGEKVIRRAKHAGYEMRSMLLSAKWVDVMRDVIDEVPAPVYAVSPDLAERVTGYHVHRGALASMQRKPLPTADELLLKARRVVVMESVNDHTNIGAIFRSAAALGMDAVLLSPDCADPLYRRSVKVSMGAVFSVPYARLDTWPKGLEAVREAGFKLLALTPDEKASPIDEAAPHRLDRVALMLGAEGDGLSTQALMAADEWVRIPMAHGVDSLNVGAAAAVAFYAVATGRPAH, encoded by the coding sequence GTGGCTGATCTCATCACCGTCGACGACCCCGACGACCCGCGGCTGCGCGACTACACGGGCCTGACCGACGTCGAGCTGCGCCGCAAGCGCGAGCCCGCCGAGGGCCTCTTCATCGCCGAGGGCGAGAAGGTCATCCGCCGTGCCAAGCACGCCGGTTACGAGATGCGCTCGATGCTGCTCTCCGCCAAGTGGGTCGACGTCATGCGCGATGTGATCGACGAGGTCCCGGCCCCGGTGTACGCCGTGAGCCCGGACCTCGCCGAACGCGTCACCGGCTACCACGTGCACCGCGGCGCCCTCGCGTCGATGCAGCGGAAGCCGCTGCCGACGGCGGACGAACTGCTCCTGAAAGCCCGCCGCGTCGTCGTCATGGAATCGGTCAACGACCACACGAACATCGGTGCGATCTTCCGCAGCGCCGCCGCGCTCGGCATGGACGCCGTCCTGCTCTCACCGGACTGCGCGGACCCGCTCTACCGCCGCTCGGTCAAGGTGTCCATGGGTGCCGTCTTCTCCGTCCCGTACGCCCGCCTCGACACCTGGCCCAAGGGGCTCGAAGCGGTCCGCGAGGCAGGCTTCAAGCTGCTCGCCCTCACCCCGGACGAGAAGGCGTCGCCGATCGACGAGGCGGCCCCGCACCGGCTCGACCGCGTCGCACTGATGCTCGGCGCGGAGGGCGACGGGCTGTCGACACAGGCGCTGATGGCGGCGGACGAGTGGGTCCGCATCCCCATGGCACACGGCGTGGACTCGCTGAACGTGGGCGCGGCCGCGGCCGTCGCGTTCTACGCCGTCGCGACGGGCCGCCCGGCCCACTAG
- the cobA gene encoding uroporphyrinogen-III C-methyltransferase produces MVEHAEHAERPAYPVGLRLAGRRVVVIGGGQVAQRRLPALIAAGADITLVSPSATPSVEAMAEAGEIAWTRRRYQDGDLDGAWYVLVATPDPAANSAASAEAEHTRTWCVRSDDAEAATAWTPATGRSEGVTVAVLTGKDPRRSAAVRDAIVEGLRDGSLASPHHRTRAPFVALVGGGPGDPDLITVRGRRLLAEADVVIADRLGPRDLLDELPPHVEVIDAAKIPYGRFMAQEAINNALVEHAKAGRSVVRLKGGDPFVFGRGMEEAQALAEAGIACTVVPGISSSISVPGAAGIPVTHRGVAHEFTVVSGHVAPDDPRSLVDWASLAKLRGTLVILMGVDKIGAIAEALVSHGKAPDTPMALIQEGTTASQRRVDATLATVAERVRSEDVRPPAVIVIGDVVALGTTQK; encoded by the coding sequence ATGGTTGAGCACGCCGAGCACGCCGAGCGTCCCGCCTACCCCGTAGGGCTCCGCCTCGCGGGACGGCGCGTCGTCGTCATCGGCGGCGGTCAGGTGGCCCAGCGGCGCCTTCCGGCGCTCATCGCGGCCGGCGCCGACATCACCCTGGTCTCCCCGTCCGCGACCCCCTCCGTCGAGGCCATGGCGGAGGCCGGCGAGATCGCCTGGACCAGGCGCCGTTACCAGGACGGGGACCTCGACGGCGCCTGGTACGTGCTCGTCGCCACCCCCGACCCCGCGGCCAACAGTGCCGCCTCCGCCGAGGCCGAGCACACCAGGACCTGGTGCGTACGCTCCGACGACGCCGAGGCGGCCACCGCCTGGACCCCGGCCACCGGCCGCAGCGAGGGCGTCACCGTCGCGGTCCTCACCGGCAAGGACCCCCGCCGCTCCGCCGCCGTACGCGACGCCATCGTCGAGGGCCTCCGCGACGGCTCGCTCGCCTCGCCGCACCACCGCACCCGCGCCCCGTTCGTCGCGCTGGTCGGCGGCGGCCCCGGCGACCCGGACCTGATCACGGTCCGCGGCCGCCGTCTCCTCGCCGAGGCCGACGTCGTCATCGCCGACCGCCTCGGCCCGCGTGATCTGCTCGACGAACTCCCGCCGCACGTCGAGGTGATCGACGCCGCGAAGATTCCGTACGGCCGTTTCATGGCCCAGGAGGCCATCAACAACGCCCTCGTCGAGCACGCCAAGGCGGGCAGGTCCGTCGTCCGTCTGAAGGGCGGCGACCCGTTCGTCTTCGGACGCGGCATGGAGGAGGCCCAGGCCCTGGCCGAAGCCGGCATCGCCTGCACGGTGGTGCCCGGAATCTCCAGCTCCATCTCGGTTCCCGGTGCCGCCGGGATCCCGGTCACGCACCGGGGCGTGGCCCATGAGTTCACGGTTGTCAGCGGCCACGTCGCGCCCGACGACCCGCGCTCGCTCGTCGACTGGGCGTCGCTCGCCAAGCTGCGCGGCACGCTCGTGATCCTGATGGGCGTCGACAAGATCGGCGCGATCGCCGAGGCGCTCGTCTCCCACGGCAAGGCCCCGGACACCCCGATGGCCCTGATCCAGGAGGGCACGACCGCCTCCCAGCGCCGGGTCGACGCCACGCTCGCGACGGTCGCCGAGCGGGTGAGGTCCGAGGACGTGCGCCCGCCCGCGGTCATCGTCATCGGCGATGTCGTCGCCCTCGGCACCACCCAGAAGTAA